One region of Deltaproteobacteria bacterium genomic DNA includes:
- a CDS encoding monooxygenase: MSMIKWRAFSCVLLFLTACENQSDEAQAPTYYQDIQPILESRCTGCHLEGGIAPFALDSYERVSTYADAVAASVAQKTMPPWLAGPADVEYLADPQLEDSQVEAIVTWALGDKAEGDSGLPGAPLPSLHEGLERVDTTLQMPEPYSPPQGDDYRCFLLPWDQTETTYVRGINAVPGNEAVVHHIAVFIIPPNFVASTESWKSDDGQPGYTCFGGPSGNPDIIIPTLQLGGWLPGNPGTKFPRGIGIEVQPGSLLALQMHYSSPLGVPEPDQTTLEFEIASSVEKRGVYAPWLNVEWVGGNMRIPSGEEIVRHSIRDDPRMFFGAFISGLNLDNGFDIHGALFHMHQLGQSGHTKLYKEDGTETTVLDIPKWDFNWQQEYFLKSPVSFRSGDELEVSCTWSNTAEAQPFLGQERRPPKDVNWGERTEDEMCVVNLLITEAID; encoded by the coding sequence ATGAGCATGATAAAGTGGCGGGCTTTTTCCTGCGTGCTCTTGTTTTTAACAGCTTGTGAAAATCAGTCTGACGAGGCTCAAGCACCAACTTATTATCAGGATATTCAACCGATTCTCGAAAGCCGATGTACCGGTTGTCATTTAGAAGGTGGGATTGCGCCCTTTGCTTTGGACTCTTACGAGAGAGTCAGCACGTATGCCGATGCCGTTGCAGCTTCCGTCGCGCAAAAGACAATGCCGCCATGGCTGGCGGGTCCTGCCGATGTAGAATACTTAGCCGACCCCCAGCTTGAAGATAGCCAAGTTGAAGCCATCGTCACCTGGGCTCTTGGGGATAAAGCTGAAGGTGATTCAGGGTTGCCGGGAGCCCCGCTGCCTTCACTTCATGAAGGGCTGGAGCGGGTCGACACCACACTGCAAATGCCAGAACCCTACTCGCCGCCCCAAGGCGATGACTACCGATGTTTCCTCTTGCCCTGGGACCAGACCGAAACCACTTATGTCCGGGGCATCAATGCCGTTCCTGGCAATGAAGCTGTGGTCCACCATATTGCTGTATTCATCATTCCACCGAATTTTGTGGCATCCACTGAAAGCTGGAAAAGTGACGATGGGCAACCTGGCTATACCTGCTTTGGAGGGCCCAGTGGCAACCCTGATATCATCATTCCAACACTCCAGCTGGGAGGATGGCTACCAGGGAATCCTGGCACAAAATTTCCTAGAGGCATTGGTATAGAGGTTCAACCAGGCTCTTTGCTGGCACTTCAAATGCACTACAGCTCACCCCTGGGAGTGCCAGAACCCGACCAGACCACCTTGGAATTTGAAATTGCCAGCAGCGTTGAAAAGCGCGGCGTGTATGCACCTTGGCTCAATGTTGAGTGGGTTGGCGGCAATATGCGCATCCCATCAGGAGAAGAAATCGTCCGGCACAGTATCCGAGATGATCCTCGCATGTTTTTTGGAGCCTTCATTAGTGGTTTAAACCTCGACAATGGATTTGATATTCATGGGGCGCTTTTCCACATGCACCAGCTGGGTCAGTCTGGTCATACAAAGCTCTACAAAGAGGACGGCACCGAAACAACCGTCCTTGATATTCCAAAATGGGATTTTAATTGGCAACAAGAATACTTCCTAAAAAGCCCGGTGTCATTTCGCTCGGGGGATGAACTGGAAGTGTCATGTACTTGGAGCAATACCGCCGAGGCGCAACCATTTTTAGGCCAAGAGAGACGCCCACCCAAGGATGTAAACTGGGGCGAGCGAACTGAGGATGAAATGTGTGTGGTCAATTTATTGATCACCGAAGCAATCGATTAA